Below is a window of Oceaniferula flava DNA.
GATGGCTTCCTGTGAGCGCTTGGAACAAGTGCTGCGAGAAAGATCACAAGAAACTCTTCCGCAAGCATCGCCGGGCGATGAAACGCATGCAGCAGTGGGTGGAGCAGGAGACCGCAGCCGTCTGGGGGCAGCAGGAGGGCGAGCCCGCAGGGATCGTGGCCTCCACGGTGGAGGAGATGAATTTAATCGTGCACTGGCTCGAGCAGCAATTGCTGGAGACTCCGTTGTTAGGCTACCAACGCAATGGGATTTACCTGCGTTTCAGTCACCAGCATTATCACAAGGGCAGCGCGCTGGCCGAGGTGGGTCGACTTTCCGGTGTCCCGGCGGCAAAAACCTTTGCCATTGGCGACAGCCACAATGATCTCGATATGTTGGATGTCAGTCTCGCAGCGCACATTGCTTGCCCGGCAAATGCCTGCTTGGAGGTCAAACAACGGGTGGCCGATCATGGTGGCTACCTAGCGCAAGGAATGGCAGGGCAGGGAGTCATCGAGGCCCTGCAGGCTACGTTCTCAAAATCACAGTAAAAATACCGGCGGCGGGAATCGAACCCGCACTTCCGAAGAAACGGGATTTTGAATCCCGCGTGTCTACCAATTCCACCACACCGGCCTGTGATTGAGACGGGCGTGAATCTGATCAAATCCCGAAAAATGTCAAGTGGCGGAGCAAAAAAAGATGGCGCGCCGGT
It encodes the following:
- a CDS encoding HAD family hydrolase, whose amino-acid sequence is MKTLPPVEKPAYLLAFDFDGTLVNPDDRPPTPVEFFQLMQQLRESHQSLWGINTGRSLMQTMQGLSESAFPFLPDFIIAREREIYTPNNFGRWLPVSAWNKCCEKDHKKLFRKHRRAMKRMQQWVEQETAAVWGQQEGEPAGIVASTVEEMNLIVHWLEQQLLETPLLGYQRNGIYLRFSHQHYHKGSALAEVGRLSGVPAAKTFAIGDSHNDLDMLDVSLAAHIACPANACLEVKQRVADHGGYLAQGMAGQGVIEALQATFSKSQ